The following proteins come from a genomic window of Dreissena polymorpha isolate Duluth1 chromosome 1, UMN_Dpol_1.0, whole genome shotgun sequence:
- the LOC127865022 gene encoding uncharacterized protein LOC127865022 codes for MACIKQPVNCLTEEELRSIPGISSRLASTIVDVRNRFGNLTAESFQTLTRQSLSESLTQLLDFTPNRQLGKDRSQQSPNITLGAIPKKIMGPIPESPKVEKQADGDASEKLVSEIAQWEDVQEVLSTAKKLVAAKKQGDCSAFSEFLTNAQQQLHFVKDNLRRREDSDDDLESSSGIPKRKNARDKVYRKKVTHHTVTGRGVSSEEEDQPILHRTSSASAYSNNLPASKPPQPVLGSDGTPFQRGQPFSRSALRDIPKNLVYDGKSRWQSFHMKFEHWIDSDFIRGLTLFGVVKLQSSRRRRLRELKEHRMERRMHSDQIFHIFQILHWVGRESMSGAQRLVGHTFAEPFYTLLLSPKTGRPYIR; via the exons ATGGCCTGTATAAAGCAGCCTGTTAATTGTTTGACAGAAGAAGAATTAAGATCAATCCCGGGTATTAGCAGTAGACTGGCATCGACTATTGTTGATGTCAGAAACAGGTTTGGGAACTTAACGGCAGAATCGTTCCAAACATTGACGCGTCAATCACTTTCAGAAAGTCTGACACAGTTGTTAGATTTTACACCCAACAGGCAGCTGGGGAAAGATCGATCCCAACAATCGCCTAATATAACGTTAGGCGCTATTCCTAAGAAAATTATGGGCCCCATACCAGAATCACCTAAAGTCGAGAAACAAGCGGATGGTGATGCCTCAGAGAAGTTGGTTTCAGAAATAGCACAGTGGGAAGACGTCCAGGAGGTCCTATCGACTGCTAAAAAACTAGTTGCAGCCAAAAAACAAGGTGACTGCAGCGCATTTAGCGAGTTTTTAACAAATGCGCAACAACAACTGCACTTTGTTAAAGACAATCTTCGCCGCCGTGAGGATAGCGACGATGATTTGGAATCCTCATCCGGAATTCCAAAGAGAAAGAATGCACGAGATAAGGTGTACAGGAAGAAGGTTACACACCACACTGTCACAGGAAGGGGTGTGTCATCAGAAGAGGAGGATCAACCGATTCTTCACAGAACGAGTAGTGCTAGTGCCTACTCAAATAATCTGCCAGCTAGTAAGCCACCTCAACCAGTACTTGGCAGCGACGGGACTCCGTTTCAAAGAGGGCAGCCATTTTCGAGATCGGCTTTGCGGGATATTCCCAAGAATCTGGTGTATGATGGCAAATCACGGTGGCAATCATTTCACATGAAGTTCGAGCA TTGGATTGACTCGGACTTTATCCGAGGATTGACATTATTCGGGGTAGTCAAGCTGCAGTCCTC GAGAAGGCGGAGGTTGCGGGAACTCAAGGAGCACCGGATGGAGCGGCGCATGCATTCCGACCAGATCTTCCACATCTTCCAGATCTTGCACTGGGTCGGCCGGGAAAGTATGTCGGGAGCCCAAAGACTGGTCGGCCATACATTCGCTGAACCCTTTTACACTCTGCTTCTGAGCCCAAAGACTGGTCGGCCATACATTCGCTGA